The following coding sequences are from one Pseudomonas mendocina window:
- a CDS encoding DUF4280 domain-containing protein — MCSGATLQCSFGAAPSVLNVLPQNRMLTSGMPAANIMDHIPLVNILPFGMCMSPANPMVAAATAAALGVLTPMPCIPATATPWIPGAPTMLLGNMPSLDSNCTLMCNWAGVIKVVVPGQMQMLIP, encoded by the coding sequence GTGTGTAGTGGCGCGACGTTGCAGTGCAGTTTTGGCGCAGCGCCGAGCGTGTTGAACGTGTTGCCACAGAACCGCATGCTCACGTCGGGCATGCCAGCGGCGAACATCATGGATCACATCCCGCTGGTGAACATCCTGCCTTTCGGCATGTGTATGAGCCCGGCCAATCCGATGGTGGCGGCGGCCACTGCGGCGGCGTTGGGGGTGTTGACGCCCATGCCTTGCATACCGGCTACGGCAACGCCCTGGATACCCGGTGCGCCGACCATGCTGCTGGGCAATATGCCTTCGCTGGATTCCAACTGCACGTTGATGTGCAACTGGGCCGGGGTGATCAAGGTGGTGGTGCCTGGTCAGATGCAGATGCTGATTCCTTAG
- a CDS encoding site-specific integrase translates to MAKLTAKQLEALTSTDDGKTLREDGGLVAKVRAGVRGVTVLFRYEFKLDGAKRDHRLGSWPKKSLAQIRAERDEVRATVTKGIDPTTARKAAKIEAQAAIAATIAEAERQAAENKTVADLFEEWMQDGVSRQDGNAELRRSFTKDVLPLIGKKPLRNLSEKDLLSVLRSIKIRGLNRTVVIRNNDIGQMLRWAEKRKPWRGLMADGNPADLVDVNKLLDHDYQEQRDRLLSPDEIRELRDIFARLEHDYDALPAGQKYSGIRPVNPRVQCAVWICLSTLCRIGELLKSEWRHVDLEKGTWFIPAEATKGHKGKRQDHHVFLSPFALNQFKRLKDETGHTPFCFPSKDEKSHVDTKTVSKLIGDRQCRFKNRSKPLTGRHHDDSLVLSKGTKGEWTPHDLRRTGATMMQELGVTLEIIDRCQNHLLGGSKVRRHYLHHDYAKEKTEAWRLLGESLEIILLARPVS, encoded by the coding sequence GTGGCAAAACTGACGGCGAAGCAATTGGAGGCGCTCACCTCGACCGATGACGGCAAAACGTTGCGCGAAGACGGCGGCCTGGTCGCCAAGGTGCGTGCGGGTGTACGCGGGGTTACCGTCCTATTTCGCTACGAGTTCAAACTCGATGGAGCCAAGCGTGATCATCGCCTGGGCAGTTGGCCCAAGAAGTCGCTGGCGCAGATCCGCGCCGAGCGCGACGAAGTCAGGGCGACCGTCACCAAGGGCATCGATCCCACCACTGCCCGCAAAGCCGCCAAGATCGAAGCCCAAGCCGCCATCGCCGCCACCATTGCCGAGGCCGAGCGCCAGGCCGCGGAGAACAAGACGGTCGCCGACCTTTTCGAAGAGTGGATGCAAGACGGTGTATCCCGCCAAGACGGCAACGCCGAGCTCCGCCGCAGCTTCACCAAGGACGTGCTCCCCCTCATTGGCAAAAAGCCGCTGCGCAACCTCAGCGAGAAAGACCTGCTCTCCGTTCTGCGCTCGATCAAGATTCGCGGCCTGAACCGCACCGTCGTGATCCGCAACAACGACATCGGCCAGATGCTGCGCTGGGCCGAGAAGCGCAAACCCTGGCGCGGCCTCATGGCCGACGGCAACCCCGCCGACCTGGTAGACGTCAACAAACTCCTCGACCACGACTACCAGGAACAACGCGACCGCCTGCTCTCCCCCGACGAAATCCGCGAACTACGCGACATCTTCGCCCGCCTGGAGCACGACTACGACGCCCTCCCCGCCGGCCAGAAATACTCCGGCATCCGCCCGGTCAACCCACGCGTGCAATGCGCCGTCTGGATCTGCCTGAGCACCCTCTGCCGCATCGGAGAACTGCTCAAGTCCGAATGGCGCCACGTCGATCTGGAAAAAGGCACCTGGTTCATTCCTGCCGAAGCCACCAAGGGACACAAGGGCAAACGCCAGGATCACCACGTGTTCCTGTCGCCTTTCGCATTGAACCAGTTCAAGCGCCTGAAAGATGAAACCGGTCACACCCCGTTCTGCTTCCCCAGCAAGGACGAGAAAAGCCACGTCGACACCAAGACGGTCAGCAAGCTGATCGGCGACCGGCAGTGCCGATTCAAGAACCGCAGCAAGCCCCTGACAGGCCGTCACCATGACGACTCACTGGTGCTGAGCAAAGGCACCAAGGGTGAATGGACACCGCATGACTTGCGGCGCACTGGAGCGACGATGATGCAGGAACTGGGTGTCACGCTGGAGATCATTGATCGCTGCCAGAATCACCTCTTGGGCGGATCCAAGGTGCGCCGACACTACCTACACCACGATTATGCGAAGGAGAAAACCGAGGCTTGGCGGCTACTAGGCGAAAGCTTAGAGATAATTCTCTTGGCAAGACCAGTAAGTTAG
- a CDS encoding tetratricopeptide repeat protein: protein MNNDNYFGKNKTGGANASNGFDYQDHCAMLLLLQHFADPNFQAIGIETDDDFCLLFKERKIACQVKNETLTVLLAKDQMGDDKLLIGSTVNKELWNFWKYLKHLRNQQLSPEASTSKIKVSKEFDHILKKHGFDQGRINSIPHSWSINIIQEDGLEQRVAAQLVVQGAAHKLCIDTDNCLNELYRMVAAARKDRSYILGHSVLDLLKKHGRSFASVTGHSCQLDFLWRMNIDQHQLLQSVDEKLSIAQRALKDERYDAALDIYLTLANAFESEQLLVNCAALLQVMGKHNEALLYCEKALKITPRCGDALAIKGTLQADLGDLDLALELLCAANTHKPADPFILYNVGVAHMQLKNLEKATEFFEKAIQINPNLSDAHLNLSVCLYNLGSFSLALEHIEHALILNPGQPQALSHKGELKRFYGDYDAALKLFERCLKFTPENPIAKRGQAFCLIDKGDRLGYAMLVIAYKEELRELKPGKSLGLIDINWERTLAIGIRNVDDAVYQIECDGLEFYVPKEGNSYIGIGVTEERDASLVPIIIKHYDNPDAFIIATKAISENIIDNSPISVTGLIQSHRDYREIRIEFPQYTIYGKTNPGAQEGFNKFREVYDGVAWLILECGQSLVKWKVPLTGLSLKL from the coding sequence ATGAATAATGATAATTATTTCGGCAAAAATAAAACTGGCGGCGCCAATGCTTCCAATGGATTTGACTACCAAGATCATTGTGCAATGCTACTCCTTCTTCAACATTTCGCAGATCCAAATTTCCAAGCAATCGGCATAGAAACCGATGATGATTTTTGCTTACTTTTCAAAGAGCGAAAGATAGCCTGCCAAGTAAAAAATGAAACTCTGACAGTGCTATTAGCCAAGGATCAGATGGGAGATGACAAGCTACTCATTGGCTCAACCGTAAACAAAGAACTATGGAATTTCTGGAAATATCTGAAACACCTCCGAAATCAGCAACTCTCGCCTGAAGCATCTACTAGCAAAATTAAAGTATCAAAGGAATTTGATCACATACTGAAAAAGCACGGGTTTGACCAGGGCCGGATCAACTCCATTCCTCACTCGTGGTCAATTAACATCATTCAAGAAGATGGCCTGGAACAACGCGTCGCTGCTCAGTTGGTTGTGCAAGGAGCAGCCCACAAGCTTTGTATTGATACTGACAATTGCCTGAACGAGCTCTACCGCATGGTAGCCGCGGCCCGCAAAGACCGCAGCTATATCCTCGGCCACTCGGTTCTCGACTTACTAAAAAAACACGGTCGCTCGTTCGCGTCCGTCACAGGCCACTCCTGCCAACTCGATTTCTTGTGGCGAATGAACATCGACCAACACCAGCTTTTGCAATCAGTGGATGAAAAGCTAAGCATCGCTCAGCGAGCGTTGAAAGACGAGCGATATGATGCGGCCCTAGACATTTACCTGACTCTAGCCAATGCTTTCGAATCAGAGCAGTTGTTAGTCAATTGCGCTGCATTGCTCCAGGTAATGGGCAAGCACAACGAAGCTTTGCTGTACTGCGAAAAAGCACTAAAAATCACCCCACGTTGCGGCGATGCGCTGGCTATTAAGGGCACGCTGCAGGCAGACCTAGGCGACCTTGACCTTGCGCTCGAACTACTATGTGCTGCTAATACGCATAAGCCGGCTGACCCGTTTATTCTCTACAACGTCGGTGTCGCTCATATGCAGCTGAAGAACCTTGAAAAGGCAACTGAGTTCTTCGAAAAAGCTATCCAGATCAATCCCAACCTTAGTGATGCACACCTGAATCTTTCTGTCTGCCTTTACAATCTAGGAAGTTTCAGCCTAGCACTCGAGCATATTGAGCATGCTCTTATCTTGAACCCAGGCCAGCCACAAGCGCTTTCGCACAAAGGCGAATTAAAGCGCTTCTACGGTGACTACGACGCAGCACTCAAGTTGTTTGAACGCTGCCTAAAATTCACACCCGAAAACCCTATCGCCAAGCGCGGCCAGGCTTTCTGTTTGATTGATAAAGGCGACAGACTGGGCTATGCCATGCTGGTAATTGCCTACAAAGAAGAGCTTCGCGAGCTTAAGCCCGGAAAATCGTTGGGCTTGATCGATATAAACTGGGAGCGAACACTGGCGATTGGCATCAGAAATGTCGATGATGCAGTCTACCAAATCGAATGTGACGGACTTGAGTTCTATGTACCTAAAGAAGGCAACAGCTACATTGGAATAGGTGTCACCGAAGAGCGGGATGCAAGCTTAGTACCGATCATTATTAAACACTATGACAACCCAGATGCCTTCATCATTGCTACCAAAGCAATCTCAGAAAACATAATAGACAATAGTCCAATTTCCGTAACGGGTTTAATTCAGAGCCACAGAGACTATCGCGAGATTAGAATCGAATTCCCACAGTACACCATTTATGGCAAAACAAACCCTGGCGCCCAGGAAGGGTTCAATAAGTTTCGTGAGGTATACGATGGAGTTGCCTGGTTGATTCTTGAATGCGGGCAATCCCTTGTAAAGTGGAAGGTTCCGCTCACAGGTCTGTCCCTTAAGTTATAG